TGAAGGGATATCCAGTTGAATTTCTTATCCAGTATCGTAAAGGTGGACCAAATTATGGATCAACAGTTAGTGAAAAAATGTCTCCTGAATCTTATCCATGAGGTTCGTTGGTCTAAGCATGAGCACAATTTGGATGATATTTGAAAGATTAGTGCAGGTAGTTGCTCCCATAGTTTCCTATGTTACAAGTTCCTTCCTCAACCGAAAAGTTTTATTCTGTTCTCAATGTTTTCCTGCCTACATTGTAGACATTTTTTTGATCAATACACTCCGTCACCAGTTAATTTCAGCTTCTTTTACAAGATTTCTGGAGTAGAGCCGTGTTCAGCCAGACAAACAGGAAAAATAAATGCAAAGGGAGTTTTTCAGCAAATGAATGTTGTGATGCTGAGACCTATTACTCCTTTTCCCGGAGGAGTTGACTATAATTTTGGTGCTTTTTGCGCTGTCGTCTCAATGAGACcaattgtattttcttttaccAGAGCTCACTCCTGTGTTCTCCCTTTTGTATTTCACCCAAGTTAACCAAGAAAAAGTGGAACGTGATTGTAGTGTCAGGGGAACTACTTTAATCATCACCCCGTTCTATTTGGTTCATATATATCTACTAAATAAGGGAACAAATTACACACTAGTCTATATTTGCTTATAGGATTTGCTTTTGTTTCACCCATCTAAATGCCTACTTAGGTGCTTTACAATGCCGATGATGGCTTTTTGGTATACAGCCATTTTTTTTGAAGGGCATTTCTTATTGCATATTATTTGTTTAGCAACTAAAAGTTTTATATGTGGACGTAAGATGTTTCATACTTCATACTTTTAGCCTGTattctcaaaattttcattGGATGGTGAGTCggggaagaaaatatttttagtgtGTTAATGAAGTTATCCCAAAGGCGCATATACTTTTCTTGTAGATGTAGGCAAGCACTTTTTAATTCATCCTCTGATATAAAATAGTCTAAAGTGAGTGAGTACTTGCTTCTGCAATTAAAGACATTAGCTACCTCTCCCATTCATCGAAAAAATCTCTTCATGTCACCGGAAAGCAGATGTGGACCATTCGAACATGTCAAATTGGAAGGAAGGAATCTCGGTGCATCAATGATGGCACGTCGTGGTGTCTGTTCTAGTGACTGTTGCTGTATAAACATCTACATTAACAACAACATTCAGGGTGTTAACAACTCCTTCCTGTTTGGAAGCAAGGTGAAGATGGGAGATCCAGGTGTATCCTTTTCCATGAAAGATGTGAAGTTTCATAGAGGGAAGATGGGGACCAAGAAGATAAAGGGTACACATCTACAATTCTTGTCGATGTTGCTATTCGCAGTTGTCGCAGTGTTGCTCCTAATTTCATATGTTTAGCCATGTGATCCATCCCTTTGTTGGCCTAGATCTAAGGTGGATTTTGTGGACTTAAATCAACTTATTACTTTCCACTCgaactatatatacatattagaTTACGCTAATTCACCTAACTCAAAATCTTGGATGTGACTCACAGCGCACTTGTCGGTCTCTTAGGTGGTACTGAAAATCAGTAGCCTTTTAAGTTACCATGTGTTCATGCCTTCTTTTGTGTTTCTGGGGAATAGGATTTGGTTTCTGTCTTTTTCCTTGTGTTGAAACTTGAAACATGTAGggagtgtgtgtgtgtgtttgtaACCGAAAAAAAATACGTGGCTCATATGATCAGGATGAGCCCAAAATTTTCGGTGGAAGAGAAGACAAGGGTTAATCTGTGGACGGGTGAAGTGAATATAGGTTCgatcaaattcaatttttttttcaaacaatgTATtggtatttaatttattaaatgtgtaaatattaaattttagaaCTTAATTATTAGTATTGGAAATCGtctttttaaagtttaaaactcataaaattaaaattttgactgGGAACAGTGTTAGTGTCTTTCGAAAATTACATATTCATACTGATTGCTCAATCAAAGCAATATTGTAAAGATGCATTAATAGACACAATACTGTTTCACAGCCACAAAACTGAGAGATTAAAACTGATTATGATAGTGCAAGTCCACAGAACAAATGTATTTGTAATTCAGTAAAGACTAGaccacaataaataaataaactaataaaaagaaaacaaggATGACCGCTACACTAGTCTTTCTCAATAACAAGTAGGTGCGTAATTTTTAACGTCCTTTAAGGTAAATTGGCCCACATGACTACAAATTACAGACACCCATGTGTACAAAGCTCTCCTTGCTAATTCAATGTCTACAACAACATCCACCCTCCTCCATTACTCCATAACCCCATCAATTTAACAATCACATCTaggatttgaagtttatattATGCGTATattcaatattttcttttttggcaaatatataaaatttgaattagaaTTAATGAGTTCCTCTAAATCTGTACTTCCTAGACTAGCTCTATCTTTATCTCTGATCATCAAAATCATATTGTATTTGTAGGGGGAAATTCGCCTAACAAAAGAATTAATCGGATCATGACACTTGGCAAAGTTAAGAATGAGGAAATGCTGGCCACAATCTGGGGAAATTGGGAGGGATCATCCCGGTACGATTTAAAGCAAATCATTGCACAAGCATAATGCGGCTCCGCGATAGGGTGGCCTTTCCTCGGGAAGGTAATCTTTCTGTTGGACGTCATCATATCTATTCTCGGAGAGGTCAATAATTAGTCTCGAGCTTTGCACCAACATGCCTTCAATCAGTCTGAAGTGAAGCGTTAGAACGTAGGCATGTGCTACTAGATAACATTTTCAGTATTAAGCGTGCAATCGTTTCACATTTAAGTGACGGTTCAACTTGTGTGACCTAATAAACAAGCTTCTCAGAAGAATAGAATGAATTAGAAAAATTTCACAAActaaaaagttaagtctttcATTCTTTTACTTAGAATTTCCTTGGGGAAGGACTCTAGATCTTCCTTCACTTATATTGTCTTTCCTCTTTGAACCAATTATATTCTTGTATAGGTCCGCCACCTTGGCCTTTTATcctcaaaaaaataaacttgATCTACCTTAATTCACTTATCTTTAAccacttttttcaaattttactaTTAATCAAACTGGCGGTTTTTCTCTGTGGGGATATGCAATTGTggtgttattttattttctaactCCATGTTGAATCATCACGGAAAATATGCTACAATGTATAGACAGGACTTAACGCGGTGGACTTCAGTCGATTCCTAGTCAATATCTTTTCGGCCATGAATTTTTCGCAATCAATATAATTTATGAACATGTAAAGGACATAACACCCTTAAGGACAAGGATAAGGTTGAGGCTGAAAATGGTAGATCAACCTGAATCTCGCCCTAAACACTAATAGAATGAAGAAATTAGCCTTAGTGACTCCAAAGAAAAAAGAGTCGTATATTGAAAGAATGATTCATCCCCTTCGTCCCTTACCTGAACTAATCAGTGGACTATTGTAAATATTGAAGACCCCTTGAAAAGACAAGCCACTGGATCAAGATGATCAAGTGGAAGCAAACTAGTTTCCACActacaaatatcaaaaatcttatGGGCCTCCTCGGCCGAAGCAGGATATCACTTGGACAGTGTACAATTTTGCCAAGTACCTGATCTAACAATGCTCTATTTGAAGACAATGAAGCAAAATTAACCATTATTAACTCTACGACACGCGAACAAATCATTGGCGCTTGGGTACTCAAATGTGAAATGTTGTTCTTAAGGACTGATGTCAAGTCACGAAGGTCTTTTCCAGTTCACTAGGATATCAAGTGAAGGACCGATTCTTTGATAGAGTAAATGCTGAGCTATCCAAATAATGAGACAATGACTGTTTATACTGAGGAAATGTTGAGCATCATATTATAGAGTTTAAATTAGCCATTATTTTTTAGAGAAATAGATGGACGCACACAGGGCTCCTTCTCTATGCTACGATATAGCGGATCAGTTGTTCGTCACTAACTAGTTGTAGCCTCAATAACCCCACTTGAGCCACTACCAACATATGATAAAACAAACTTTTGATTATAAGAACGCGATGATCAGGGGTAAGGTAAAACTTCACATAATCAGAGTTCAGGTAAAACTTTGCCCTTGGAAACTTTCAAGCTAAGCTAAATTTCAGCAAAACTAAAAAACACACAAGATCGAAACTTGTGTGTTTAGATTACATGCCCGATAGCAGAGTCAATGAAGAAAGAAAGTGTAGTCACATGCACCTACTCGGACTATGTCACcacccaagcctagggcttaGACGTGACACGGCAAATGAGggacccggaggtacctcacccaagactCTTATCATTCGTGTAGCCTTTCGTAGGTAAGGGGAACACCATATAAAGAACCATAGTTATCAagcttcaacttacatatgtccaacgaTACCTCTAAATCatagacttggtgggggctaagagatgtccctagctcaccctcaatcgaAATAGAATAATGTATAATGTCTCAACGTATCATAAGCTAGagatataaaggagtattgttcccgaaacagcGCTGGGAATACCTCTTCCGTGCGTCTTTCTCGTGGCGGGAACAGAACCTTCAACGATCCCAACTACCCACGTGGAGGAGAGTGAGGAGGAATGCCGATCCCAACATGCAGGGGCAGATCTAGGAGGTAGTGAGGGGGTTCACCCGAACCCCCTCGGCAAAAAATTATACcgtatatatatagtattttaaatttttttaatgtatatatacaaattttcaaTCCCTTGAACATAAAATTAGAGGTGACTCAATGTTTGGGAGGGTTCAAAATATACCTCGAggtttcaagttcaaatctcaagcattatattttaatttttaaacgTCCTTAATGAAAATCCTAGATCCGTCACtgcctacatggtgatatcatgtaggcaaaatagtatgcgttagtactttaaatgtactaagtatgtaggcattcAATATacaatgaaaaatattaaagcattataaggtaaaatacatgAGTAGATACATGCATGAAACATCAAGTAAATAACATTCAAAACTTTCAATTGTGGGAAAATGACTacaaccgacattaagaccatatgaactataacatggaatccaacataaccctctatATTGGCAcaggagactacttgctgggtagagCTCTATCAATCTTCATTCACTTctttaacttgaactttagatgGCCAtacatggatccactagcctagcttacaagggttcctatgttggcacataattaatgaaacaagaggttgctactaggattttcttatcaaaccccacctcaagcctcattcggtgctaagtcaaatcccatgaaatagtatatcataataacataaatatacatatagtttgagacatcaaatcatcatttggtAGAATATCTCCTTAAAACCTTTCGTGATTCAATtatgcgagaattgtccttatcgcaCAAGG
This DNA window, taken from Solanum dulcamara chromosome 3, daSolDulc1.2, whole genome shotgun sequence, encodes the following:
- the LOC129882704 gene encoding uncharacterized protein LOC129882704; this translates as MSPESRCGPFEHVKLEGRNLGASMMARRGVCSSDCCCINIYINNNIQGVNNSFLFGSKVKMGDPGVSFSMKDVKFHRGKMGTKKIKGGNSPNKRINRIMTLGKVKNEEMLATIWGNWEGSSRYDLKQIIAQA